The Toxorhynchites rutilus septentrionalis strain SRP chromosome 3, ASM2978413v1, whole genome shotgun sequence genome includes a region encoding these proteins:
- the LOC129779094 gene encoding proteasome maturation protein, with amino-acid sequence MEASIKVAPQMPDNFKEFTGHVEPLDENCSAQLQFVHPLKQSEQNHDKHRQNLHLQMLRNREGLAAPLKLTMELKSVSRTGHLPFLPSTNVARDVLTGRDELVDFTDIFNVEEYSEFLRQPHAVMEKTLGIL; translated from the exons atg GAAGCATCTATCAAAGTAGCCCCTCAGATGCCGGATAACTTCAAGGAATTCACCGGGCATGTCGAGCCGTTGGATGAGAACTGTTCGGCTCAACTTCAATTTGTTCATCCTCTGAAGCAATCAGAGCAAAAT CACGACAAACACCGTCAGAATCTTCATCTGCAAATGCTTCGTAATCGGGAGGGGCTGGCCGCACCACTAAAGCTCACGATGGAATTGAAATCTGTGTCCAGAACAGGTCATCTACCCTTCCTTCCATCTACAAATGTTGCGAGGGATGTGTTGACCGGACGGGACGAACTTGTGGACTTTACCGATATTTTCAACGTGGAAGAGTATTCGGAATTTTTGCGCCAACCTCACGCTGTCATGGAGAAAACTCTTGGCATTCTTTAG
- the LOC129777464 gene encoding 2-oxo-4-hydroxy-4-carboxy-5-ureidoimidazoline decarboxylase-like, with the protein MRTKLSLEQLNALAPTEFHKIFENVVECWPEAAIFCSAMLPFKSFDAMILMFENYLQKLNNDNKLRILRLHPDLAGKLLDTHELTDESSFEQSSVGLDKLSLEDKEKLTSLNEEYRHKFGFPFVICVREASKFEAILNGFLDRINNHPEVELEIGIGEVKKICRLRILELVNQL; encoded by the exons AT GCGCACGAAACTGTCACTGGAGCAGCTTAATGCACTCGCACCAACAGAGTTCCATAAGATTTTCGAGAATGTGGTGGAATGCTGGCCCGAGGCTGCTATTTTCTGTTCGGCGATGCTACCATTCAAGAGTTTCGACGCAATGATTCTGATGTTCGAGAACTATTTGCAAAAGTTGAACAATGATAACAAGCTTCGCATTTTGCGTTTGCATCCGGATTTGGCGGGTAAACTTCTGGATACGCATGAACTTACAGATGAGTCTAGTTTCGAGCAATCAAGCGTGGGGCTGGACAAACTCTCGCTAGAGGATAAGGAAAAATTGACGTCATTGAATGAAGA GTACAGGCATAAATTTGGTTTTCCGTTCGTAATTTGCGTACGCGAGGCATCCAAATTCGAAGCAATACTCAATGGATTTCTTGACAGAATCAATAATCATCCAGAGGTCGAGCTTGAAATCGGCATTGGTGAAGTGAAAAAGATTTGTAGATTGCGAATTCTGGAGTTGGTGAATCAATTATGA
- the LOC129773379 gene encoding uncharacterized protein LOC129773379, with the protein MAEMKASINALVASTPSQVSARESNVQATLQAPLPSTSLNQRAIVPAQQPGDFSIFMKRQALTPLPKFSGSPKDWPKFKRIYEVSTRECAFSNHENLTRLEAALEGRAARSIQQLIINSENVPSIIERLEENFGNPKFIYEELLNDLQRLKKESRSIVVEMSDALENMVTNMTIINQEGYLLDARLIEDLVRKLPYNLQIEWTRHRMMTGGTPSLSQMSDWLKPHARIMRNMTSSIPTTARSHTHVHQENRITQSNQRKCEACQGNHKLLECTRFKAMKPNRRNELALKAKVCLSCLAFTNHIMRDCKKAKRCGINGCNYKHHPLIHKSHERNSNGPTESEGRSSPDIQEGEIHNHQQTTKSNVFYQIVPVTLKNNGKIINAFAFLDAGSSLSLIDEELANKLGLNGRIDPLTLKWTQNVTRNEQNSRRVQVRINGVNTKEFVMKGVRTLSSYNSIRPTILIGLSHSHLLIPFERRMRKPNEPAALRTKLGWFMFGNISSNAQGGHIMVIQQEEDMNEALQKYFSTEDFGVKLVKNLPKSAEEEKADEILKSTMKYKDGRYEVGLLWKDEETKFPNSYNNAAKRLTTIEKMLKKDPELKKWATETFADYEKKGYIRKLTEDEIMKPVPRVYYLPHFIVHNKNKMPPKPRLVFDAAAKIQGVSFNTELLSGPDATTSLFGVLVRFREGAIAVCGDIKEMFHQVRIRAEDQHAQRFLWRNCDSSKKPDVYVMQVMTFGSTCSPSCAQAVKNYNAEKFRKYCPVATDAIIKQHYVDDYLDSFDGLDKAAEIVLHVMKIHDHAGFHIRNFVSNRRELLQSLPSERVQSSEVKMFEEKDPITEKVLGVYWNTTSDTLGYQIKLDKLGSDVTQMTRLPTKREVLAFVMSVYDPLGLISNITVHGRILMQRLHIENIDWDDEIPEKLQSDWQHWLEIIKSAESITIPRYIFEERTDEVELHTFVDASEQAFCACVYVRSVSGNTAHVRLLSAKSRVAPVKPLSIPRLELQAAVLGSRLTKTIIEETRLKVVSKTFWSDSQTVLSWIKSPKRRNTFVMHRVGEILEDNRKNEWRWVPTEVNPADEGTKERLGKSQWFEGKSQWFDFLKLPESLWPSTEEKETDEELRETVLVHEELSKLSFIDKYKEYSDWWRLVKNLCVLNRTKERLRRGYIPYIEYKDYQRAENVLYRKMQWEAFPMEMETLFNGETIASGPLVSYAPFLDEAGVMRSGDV; encoded by the coding sequence ATGGCCGAAATGAAGGCCTCAATTAACGCTTTAGTCGCAAGTACTCCATCACAAGTATCGGCAAGAGAATCCAATGTACAGGCAACGCTTCAAGCTCCGCTACCATCAACCAGTTTGAACCAAAGAGCGATTGTACCAGCTCAACAACCCGgagatttttctattttcatgaAAAGACAAGCTCTAACTCCCTTGCCGAAATTCAGCGGGTCACCGAAGGATTGGCCGAAGTTTAAGAGGATCTATGAGGTCAGCACCAGAGAATGTGCGTTTTCGAACCACGAAAACCTCACTAGATTAGAGGCCGCCCTGGAAGGACGAGCGGCTAGAAGTATTCAGCAGTTAATTATAAACTCTGAAAATGTGCCCAGTATAATTGAGAGACTGGAAGAGAACTTCGGGAATCCAAAATTTATTTACGAGGAATTATTAAATGATCTCCAACGATTAAAAAAGGAAAGTCGCTCGATAGTAGTGGAAATGTCAGACGCATTGGAGAATATGGTAACAAATATGACAATAATTAATCAAGAAGGTTACCTACTCGATGCCAGGCTAATAGAAGATTTGGTGAGGAAACTCCCATATAACTTGCAGATTGAGTGGACACGCCATAGAATGATGACTGGCGGTACCCCATCGTTAAGCCAAATGAGTGATTGGCTAAAACCTCATGCTCGAATAATGAGGAACATGACTTCTTCAATACCGACTACGGCTAGAAGCCACACACACGTTCATCAGGAGAACAGAATCACACAATCAAATCAACGTAAATGTGAAGCATGTCAGGGAAACCACAAACTCCTCGAATGCACAAGATTCAAGGCTATGAAGCCAAATAGGAGAAACGAATTGGCCTTAAAGGCAAAGGTATGCTTGAGCTGTCTCGCATTTACAAACCACATAATGCGAGACTGCAAAAAGGCAAAAAGATGTGGAATCAATGGATGTAACTATAAACATCATCCATTGATTCATAAATCtcatgagagaaattcaaatGGTCCAACCGAATCAGAAGGACGAAGTAGTCCAGATATACAAGAGGGTGAGATACACAATcaccaacaaacaacaaaatccAACGTGTTCTACCAAATAGTTCCTGTGACGCTGAAAAATAATGGTAAAATCATCAACGCGTTCGCTTTCTTGGATGCGGGGTCATCACTCTCTCTAATAGATGAGGAGCTTGCGAACAAGTTAGGGCTCAACGGAAGAATTGATCCGTTAACGCTAAAATGGACGCAGAACGTCACGAGAAATGAACAAAACAGCCGTAGAGTTCAGGTGCGAATCAACGGCGTAAACACCAAAGAATTCGTCATGAAAGGAGTGAGAACGTTGAGCAGCTACAACAGTATACGCCCAACAATATTGATTGGACTGAGTCACAGTCACTTGTTGATTCCATTCGAAAGGCGAATGAGGAAACCGAACGAGCCCGCAGCGCTACGAACCAAACTTGGATGGTTCATGTTCGGCAACATATCGTCCAACGCGCAAGGCGGACACATCATGGTCATTCAGCAAGAAGAAGACATGAACGAGGCTTTGCAGAAATATTTCTCCACCGAAGACTTCGGTGTGAAATTAGTCaagaatctaccaaaatcagcGGAAGAAGAAAAGGCTgatgaaattttaaaaagtacTATGAAATACAAAGATGGTAGATACGAAGTTGGACTGCTATGGAAAGATGAGGAAACGAAATTTCCAAATAGCTACAACAATGCAGCAAAAAGGCTGACAACAATTGAAAAGATGTTGAAGAAGGACCCAGAGTTGAAAAAATGGGCAACAGAAACATTTGCGGATTACGAGAAGAAAGGCTACATCCGCAAACTGACAGAGGATGAAATCATGAAGCCGGTACCAAGAGTATATTACCTTCCACACTTCATTGtgcacaacaaaaacaaaatgccACCTAAGCCAAGGTTGGTTTTTGATGCGGCGGCAAAGATACAAGGTGTATCATTCAACACGGAGCTGTTATCAGGGCCGGATGCTACTACGTCACTGTTCGGCGTTTTAGTAAGATTCCGAGAAGGAGCAATTGCTGTCTGTGGAGACATCAAAGAGATGTTCCATCAAGTACGAATCCGAGCGGAAGATCAACACGCTCAGAGATTCTTGTGGAGAAATTGTGACAGCAGCAAGAAACCTGATGTTTACGTTATGCAGGTGATGACATTTGGATCAACCTGTTCACCGTCATGCGCACAAGCGGTAAAAAACTACAACGCTGAAAAATTCAGGAAATATTGTCCAGTGGCGACTGACGCAATCATAAAGCAGCATTATGTTGATGATTATCTGGATAGTTTTGATGGGCTCGATAAGGCAGCAGAGATAGTACttcatgttatgaaaattcaCGATCACGCAGGTTTCCACATCAGGAACTTTGTGTCGAACCGCAGAGAACTTCTTCAAAGCCTACCCTCGGAACGTGTACAATCATCTGAAGTCAAAATGTTTGAGGAAAAAGATCCTATTACTGAAAAGGTTCTTGGTGTATATTGGAACACCACGTCTGACACACTCGGCTATCAAATCAAACTAGATAAGCTTGGAAGTGATGTCACACAAATGACACGTTTACCGACCAAGAGAGAGGTACTAGCTTTTGTGATGAGTGTCTACGATCCACTGGGACTCATCTCGAATATAACTGTTCATGGAAGAATCCTCATGCAAAGGCTGCACATAGAAAATATAGATTGGGATGACGAAATTCCCGAGAAGTTGCAGTCAgactggcaacactggttagAAATTATTAAATCTGCTGAGAGCATAACGATACCGAGatacatttttgaagaaagaacTGATGAAGTAGAATTACACACCTTTGTGGATGCTTCTGAGCAAGCATTTTGTGCATGTGTATATGTAAGAAGTGTATCTGGAAACACAGCACATGTAAGACTTCTATCAGCGAAGTCTAGAGTAGCACCAGTCAAGCCGTTGAGCATACCACGGTTAGAGCTACAAGCGGCCGTGTTAGGAAGCCGATTAACCAAAACGATAATAGAGGAAACAAGACTAAAGGTCGTTAGCAAAACATTTTGGAGCGATTCGCAAACTGTGCTCTCGTGGATCAAAAGCCCGAAACGAAGAAATACATTTGTAATGCATCGAGTAGGTGAAATCCTGGAAGATAACAGGAAAAATGAATGGCGATGGGTACCAACCGAAGTAAACCCAGCCGATGAAGGCACAAAAGAAAGGCTAGGAAAATCACAATGGTTTGAAGGAAAATCACAATGGTTTGATTTCCTAAAGCTCCCAGAATCGTTATGGCCTTCTAcagaagagaaggaaacagacGAAGAattgagagaaactgtgctagTTCACGAAGAACTAAGCAAATTGAGTTTCATCGACAAGTACAAGGAGTACTCAGATTGGTGGAGGTTGGTGAAGAACCTTTGTGTATTAAACAGAACAAAGGAAAGATTACGTCGTGGGTACATTCCATATATCGAGTACAAAGATTATCAGAGAGCTGAGAACGTGCTCTATAGAAAGATGCAATGGGAAGCATTTCcgatggaaatggaaacatTATTTAATGGCGAAACAATAGCGTCAGGACCATTGGTCAGTTACGCACCTTTCCTGGACGAGGCAGGGGTAATGAGAAGTGGGGACGTTTGA
- the LOC129773378 gene encoding uncharacterized protein LOC129773378, translated as MSVPWTTRTPILLPKRHPYTYLIVKATHERYFHHGENTVIAALRQKYWILHVRTVLANVKKNCNKCKIRRATPVEPMMADLPYFRTEAHIPPFTNCGVDYFGPFEVAVRRSLEKRWGVIFTCLSTRAVHIEMAENLSTDAFMVVLRNFQNRRGKVTSIYSDNGTNFVGADRELRSLVNEINEKMGKGEAAKMEIQWRFNPPSAPHFGGAWERLIRNIKVALAEILKVWGRSKPSAATLQAAFIQAEFLVNSRPLTHIPVSCIDDEVLTPFHALIGRAGEYAPPYTPTTSQYDTAQWRRIQHYSKLFWNRWKKEYLPTLLKRNKNKKKVEPIKVNDIVLITDDDAPPGKWLKGRVIETIVASDGQVRQARIQTAKGVLKRPTVKIAVLDIIKPRSSL; from the coding sequence ATGTCAGTACCATGGACGACTAGAACTCCAATATTGCTCCCGAAAAGACATCCATATACGTATCTGATTGTGAAAGCAACTCACgagagatatttccaccatggtGAAAACACTGTCATAGCAGCATTACGGCAGAAGTATTGGATACTGCATGTAAGAACAGTGCTCGCAAACGTCAAGAAGAATTGTAATAAGTGCAAGATACGACGAGCAACTCCGGTAGAGCCGATGATGGCAGATCTACCATACTTCCGTACAGAAGCGCATATACCTCCATTCACAAACTGCGGAGTAGATTACTTTGGACCTTTCGAAGTAGCGGTAAGGAGATCGCTAGAGAAGAGATGGGGCGTCATATTCACCTGTCTCTCAACAAGGGCAGTACATATTGAGATGGCAGAAAATCTCAGTACTGATGCGTTCATGGTCGTGTTAAGGAACTTCCAGAACCGAAGAGGAAAGGTCACCAGTATCTACAGCGACAACGGAACGAACTTCGTCGGAGCAGATCGAGAGCTAAGGTCATTAGTCAATGAAATCAACGAGAAGATGGGCAAAGGTGAAGCagcgaaaatggaaatccagTGGAGATTTAACCCACCTTCAGCACCACATTTTGGAGGCGCTTGGGAGAGATTAATCAGAAACATCAAAGTGGCACTAGCAGAGATCCTGAAGGTTTGGGGAAGGAGTAAGCCGTCAGCAGCAACGTTGCAAGCTGCATTCATTCAAGCAGAATTCTTAGTCAACTCTCGACCGTTGACACACATACCAGTCTCCTGCATCGACGATGAAGTGTTGACGCCATTCCACGCGTTAATAGGGAGAGCAGGAGAGTATGCACCACCGTATACACCAACGACCAGTCAGTATGACACAGCACAATGGAGACGCATTCAACATTATTCCAAGTTGTTTTGGAACCGATGGAAGAAAGAGTATCTACCGACTCTATTAAAGCGTAATAAGAATAAAAAGAAAGTAGAACCGATTAAGGTCAACGACATCGTCTTAATCACGGACGACGATGCCCCACCAGGAAAATGGCTCAAAGGACGGGTCATCGAAACGATTGTGGCGAGCGACGGGCAAGTTCGCCAAGCAAGGATTCAAACCGCTAAAGGTGTCCTGAAACGACCGACTGTTAAAATTGCGGTATTGGACATTATCAAACCAAGATCCAGCCTCTGA